In Populus alba chromosome 4, ASM523922v2, whole genome shotgun sequence, the genomic window ACAGTGGGTAAGGGCATTAGCATAACTAATTTGGTCTTAACAAGCAAACATTGATGTCTGCAGCCTTTCTAACTAGAATACCAGTTGTTggttttctttaaaacaaaGTGATGCCTCTGTCATATCTGGAGTAGGAGAAAAGTTTCTATATTCTGTTCTTGAAATGCAATCAATCCTATAGATGCAAAACTATAGATGCCTCTATCATATCTGGACCTGTACCTACTGCAGGTGTTGATCCAATGCAGCCAAGGATTTGGACCGATTTACTTTTGTTTGTGGGCCTGAGGCTTACCAAACCCAACCATTCTTTCAGCCTTAATTCTTATTAAGTGCTAAGATCTTCTTTTTGTCCGAGGCTATTAGCCACTGTAGTGGTCTTtgacaaaaaagcaaaaagtcACTCCTCCAGAAACCAAAAACAAGCAAAAGGTAAAAGAAGGAAACAGATTGATTTTAAAGAAAACGAAAGGAaatgattaaagaaagaaatctcCAAATCACTAAAGCCATAAAGAGAGAACTGTCAGTCCTAATTGTCCAAAACCTGCCCCCATTTCAAAGCCCTGGTAGCTGGTTCATACCAAGATACAAAAGTTCACGAGCTACTGATGCAACAACACTGGATATGTGGACAGAATTATAGACCATAATTCTTGTGGATGAACTTGGGGTGATCCTGCACCTAGAGGATCAAAGGGATTCCCATCTGAGCATGGGTTTAGGCATGAATTCATTTCCAAGTACAAACcataaagtgaaaaaagaagCCAAAGTGGTCACAAGATTAAGGGCGGGTgcctcttttgaaaaaaaaaaaaaaaactagcaggAGAAAACAAAGTAAGAAACCCACGTCCCTATTTATAAGCTTCTAACTGTCCCAAACTGCTACAACTCTCTCCCCCCCCCTCCCATTAACATCCCATTCAGTTTCTTATCATCatctccatcttcttcttcttctcttggcAACTggataaccttaaaaaaaatcaagctatcctcatccaaacaaaagaaagaaaaccactCCATAACAAACAGGAAAAACCCTGTTTGTCAGAAGTAGAAAAGGATGAAGTGGGGTAGGAAAAAAACCCCATCTTCTTCGCGCCCTTCTTTAATATCTCATGTTTTCCCCACTTCCTGGCTAACAAAGTTCAAGCACATGAGCATCAACCCAGGGCAAGAACATGCAAAAGCGAAGCAAAAAGGGAAATGGAATTCTGTTTCCGCAAGTCCATTGCCATTTGCTCGTGGTGAAGGAGGAGGTAGATTCTATGGTGGGGATGGCGATGCTTTTTGGAGACTTTCTTTTGGTGACGAGAGTGCTAGCACAGGTGCTTTGAGTTCATTTCATAATGATTTGGACAGTGAGCTCCAGGCTCCACTATCAAGTTGTCACAGCTGTAGATCAAACGCTACAAGGgtaaataatagaaaagaagACCAAATCAGGTTCAGCAACAAGGTTTCTGAAGCAAGGAAAATGAGAGGACTGGCAAGAGAAATTGAGATTTTGCCTGAAATGGATGCATGTATAAGTGATAAGGTAGCAGAAATCAGAACCCCAAGGTTGAGGGTTGAGAGAAAGGAGAAAATGAGGAAAACAGATCAAAGGGTTTTCGAAGCGCAGCAGTTCAAATTGGATGGAGAATCGTATGAAGCAGAGAGGGTATCAAGAAAAGAGACATCAAAGAATATTTCTGAAATGGAATCAGAAAGAACGATTGGGAGGATAGAGAGAGAGGACGGTAAGTTGACAGCTTCTCATTCAAAAAAAGATTTCTCCGTGTCTTCCATTAATGTGAGCGATTCTCATCTAAGAAAGACTAAAAAAGACTTTGTATTTGCTGCTCAGAAAGAAAGTGATGGATTTTCTGCTGAAAATTTGGGTTCTGAGTGGCAAACGTTGAAAGACATGAAGATTGAAGAGCTCAAGACAAAGAGGGAGAGACAGAGAAAATCTCTGTACATAAACAGAGAATTgcagagg contains:
- the LOC118030409 gene encoding uncharacterized protein, giving the protein MSINPGQEHAKAKQKGKWNSVSASPLPFARGEGGGRFYGGDGDAFWRLSFGDESASTGALSSFHNDLDSELQAPLSSCHSCRSNATRVNNRKEDQIRFSNKVSEARKMRGLAREIEILPEMDACISDKVAEIRTPRLRVERKEKMRKTDQRVFEAQQFKLDGESYEAERVSRKETSKNISEMESERTIGRIEREDGKLTASHSKKDFSVSSINVSDSHLRKTKKDFVFAAQKESDGFSAENLGSEWQTLKDMKIEELKTKRERQRKSLYINRELQRKKKSKVRAISPRTASKVEICRIKALEDMKKAKMKKKKKAREKKMEGFTGLENFAVVKTSFDPQKDFRDSMIEMIEEKRISRSEELEELLACYLTLNADEYHDLIVKVFRQVWFDLNEACFDTELENEQGYDE